TCTTGCCCCCAGGCCGTCTAGAATCTCGGCGTAGGCTGCGGGCGTCAGGACAGGTGTGGCCCCATGCACCGGCCCGAAACGGGTGTAGCCGCCCAACTCGTGCCGTGAATTCATCAGCCGTTTCCGTGATCAGGCGGTGGCTGACGTGGTCGTGGTTGGCAGGCACCTGCACTGCCAGTACGCCACCAGGGTTCAGGCGTTCCCACAATCCGGCCAGCAGCGCCGGGTGATCAGGCAACCACTGCAACGCCGCATTGGAATACAGCAGGTCATAGGTGCCGTCTAACTCGCGCAGGTCACTCTGCCGAAAGCTGAGGTGAGCTGCGGTGTGTGCTTGTGCCTGGGCCAGCATTTCGGCGCTGGCATCTATACCCATCACTGCAGCCCCTGGGAAACGTTGAGCCAGGGCCAAGGTCTGTTCTCCAGTACCACACCCCAGGTCGGCCACGCGGCGGTAAGGCAGGTCTGGGATCATCGCCTGGAGATCCAGGGCAGGCTGCTCACGGGCGGCGCGAAACTTGTGATACTGATCTGGATTCCAAGCCATACCCAGAAGGTAGCGTGACCTGCCTAAGTCCTGTACGTACTGGGGTAGTAACAAGGGAAAGGGGATCTCTGTGTTTGAATTTAGCCTTCTGGATCTGTCGGTGGGTCACCTTTATGGTGGCGTGCATCGAGTTGTTCACGTAGGCTCTGACGCCAGCGGCGGCGGCGTTTCCAGCGCAGGGTGTTGGCGCTTTCCTGTGGTTCTCCGCGCTCTTGATTGGTCAGGGTCATGCCCACGCTCGCCAGCATCACCAAGACCAGCGCGGTCCACTGCACAGGGCTCAGTTGTTCGCCCAACAGCAGCAGGCCTGCGATGGCGGCCAGCGCCGGCTCCAGGCTGCTCAGCACCCCGAAGACCTTGGGCGGAATGAATTTCATCGCTTGCATTTCTAGGGTGTAGGGGACGGCGCTGCTCAGCAGGGCCACGCCCAGGCCCGCCAGCAGAATGTTCGGTGCCAGCAACGAGGCTCCGGCCCCCAGCACCGCAAAGGGCACGGTAACGGCGGCGGCCACCCACATCCCGGCGGTCACGCTGATCGTGCCCGAAAGCTCGCGGCTGACCCGACTGCCCGCCAGGATATACAGTGCCCAGAAAAATCCGGCCAGCAGCGCAAAGCCCATGCCCACCGGGTCCAGGCCCTGCAACTCGCCACGCGGAGCCATCAGCGCGATTCCGGCAGCGGCCAACAGCACCCACAAGAAGTCAGCTGGGCGGCGCGATAGGTACAGCGACAGCGCCAGCGGCCCGGTAAATTCGATGGTTACGGCTACCCCCAGCGGCAGCCGCTCCAGCGAGGCATAGAAGCTGAGGTTCATCAGGCCCAGCGCCAGACCGTAGGGAACAATCAAGCGCCAGTGCGCCGGGACGATGCGGTGAAAAGGAGGCCGGAACAGCAGCGTGAGCAAGGCGGCAGCCAGCACCACCCGCAGCCCGGCAGTTCCCATCGCGCCCACGGCCGGAAAGAGACCCTTGGCGATGGCCGCTCCACCCTGAATGGTCAGCATCCCCGTCAGCAACATCAGCAGCGGAGGAAAGCGGGGAGGGGCACTCTGAGTCATAGCGGCGATGTTAGAGCATTTGGCCGCAGGCCTGTACGTTGTCTCATAGGCCAGCGCCGCACACCCTGAGTCAAATCTTGCCTCATTGTCACTTCGTATAAGATGCGGGGCAGTGAACGCAGTGAAAGAGGCCCAGCATGTCTGATTTTCAGGATCCACACGGTCAGCCCCAAGCGGCGCAGGAGGCCGGCCAAAGCCCTCAGCCCAGCCGCGTGACAGGAGCGCCCGCCGCGCAGACTGTCACTGTGCCGCGCCGCCGCAGCCCGTTGGCCCGCTTCTGGAAGGAGTGGGGCGAGCCGATTGTGTTCGCGCTGCTCATCACGCAGTTCATCGCGACGATGGTGCGCGTAGACGGTGCCAGCATGATGCCCAACCTGCGCCACCAGGAACGGGTGATCGTGCCCAAATACGAAACCTGGCTGCACCGCATGGGCGTTGGAGAGTTTGAGCGGGGCGACATTGTGGTATTCAAGCCGCCACGGGCCGCAGCTGCAGTGGTTCCTACCCTACGTGATGACTTCCTGGGGCTGTGGACCTACCGTCCCTTCTTGATCAAGCGCATCATCGGCGTAGAGGGGGACCGCATCCGCATCCAGGGCGGCGAGGTCTGGATCAACGACAAGCCGCTGGATTCCAGCTTTACCACCGACTACTGGCAGGAGCAGGGCTGCTGGGACCGCGACAGCGCCATTGCCAATCAGGCGACGTCGGCTGGTCAGGGCATTGTTCCCGATCAGCTGGAACTCACGGTGCCTGAGGGCCACTATTTCGTGATGGGTGACAACCGCCATCCCAGTGGTTCCGAGGATTCCCGTTCGTTCGGAACGGTCCCACTAAGTGACGTGGCCGGCCGCGCTGCCGCCGTAGTCTGGCCGCTGCAGCGCCCCAATGAGCTGAGCTATGACTGCGCCGCCAACCAGACGGTGAATCCCAGTCAGGATCAAGAATCGGCTTTCCGGACCCTCCCCGCCCCGCCCGCCTTTGATCAGCTGGAGCAGCAGCTAGGGCAATAAAGACTGTCCGGATAAATCATAGAAGTGATTCGGCCAGTGA
The sequence above is a segment of the Deinococcus radiophilus genome. Coding sequences within it:
- a CDS encoding methyltransferase domain-containing protein produces the protein MAWNPDQYHKFRAAREQPALDLQAMIPDLPYRRVADLGCGTGEQTLALAQRFPGAAVMGIDASAEMLAQAQAHTAAHLSFRQSDLRELDGTYDLLYSNAALQWLPDHPALLAGLWERLNPGGVLAVQVPANHDHVSHRLITETADEFTARVGRLHPFRAGAWGHTCPDARSLRRDSRRPGGKRAGSDQPGLPHRAKRS
- a CDS encoding EamA family transporter; this translates as MTQSAPPRFPPLLMLLTGMLTIQGGAAIAKGLFPAVGAMGTAGLRVVLAAALLTLLFRPPFHRIVPAHWRLIVPYGLALGLMNLSFYASLERLPLGVAVTIEFTGPLALSLYLSRRPADFLWVLLAAAGIALMAPRGELQGLDPVGMGFALLAGFFWALYILAGSRVSRELSGTISVTAGMWVAAAVTVPFAVLGAGASLLAPNILLAGLGVALLSSAVPYTLEMQAMKFIPPKVFGVLSSLEPALAAIAGLLLLGEQLSPVQWTALVLVMLASVGMTLTNQERGEPQESANTLRWKRRRRWRQSLREQLDARHHKGDPPTDPEG
- the lepB gene encoding signal peptidase I; this encodes MSDFQDPHGQPQAAQEAGQSPQPSRVTGAPAAQTVTVPRRRSPLARFWKEWGEPIVFALLITQFIATMVRVDGASMMPNLRHQERVIVPKYETWLHRMGVGEFERGDIVVFKPPRAAAAVVPTLRDDFLGLWTYRPFLIKRIIGVEGDRIRIQGGEVWINDKPLDSSFTTDYWQEQGCWDRDSAIANQATSAGQGIVPDQLELTVPEGHYFVMGDNRHPSGSEDSRSFGTVPLSDVAGRAAAVVWPLQRPNELSYDCAANQTVNPSQDQESAFRTLPAPPAFDQLEQQLGQ